The Suncus etruscus isolate mSunEtr1 chromosome 15, mSunEtr1.pri.cur, whole genome shotgun sequence genome contains the following window.
GCAGCAGCAATCTTCAAATGCAATATTCCCCAGCACGAGCTGGGAGAGGAAATAACTAGCacatggggtgggagtggggggggggggctcctccAGCTTCAGCCAATTCTGCAAACTGGGTTAGAGGGAGGGAAACCTCAGCTGCAAGTTGGGAGATGCAGGCCAATTTGCTTTGGCGCCTCCTGTTGGCTGCCTTCGAGTGTCGCAGGCACCTCTTCCTGGGCCTTGGGGGAAACCGAATTAGTTCTTCATGGATTCCAGCCCAGCCCACCAGATCAGCAGAGGAACAATTAGTTTATGTGATGGCAGGTAGCAGTAGTCAACCTCCTAGGCTTCCATTTCTGTCTCCTGGACTTGAGCTGTGCCTGGACTTGAGAGGACTTAACTCCTCTGGGCTGTGCTTCCACCTCACCTGTACAAAACCTAGGGCTGGAACACACCTCTGCATGAATCCATGCAAGAgcacaggttccatccctggcagctGGCATGACACAGACCCAAGCAGTGGACCTGGAGCACTCAGTCCTCCAGCACCTCCAACCTGGCAATTTCGGGGGTGGCCTCTAGGTGTCCCACCCCCAAATCCTTTGTTTTGTAAAGCCAAGGATGTATTACAAGTGATTGTATGATTCATATTTGGTTCTATATTTGCTTGAATGTTTTGTGCCCTGGCTGGCTCAGTGGGGGAGAACTGGGCTTTGCTTTCAGTGTTCTGGTACAGTTTGCAGAGTTTGACAAACAGTCTCAGGTGCgtgatcaccaccaccaccacactcaTGGTGCCTAAACCCACAACATTCCTCCAACTTGCAATCTTACATTGCACCTGAAAACCACCTGTTTATCCTTGTCCCTATAATGTCGCCATTTCTGGAATTATTTCCGGAAACATTTCTAAGTGAAATCACAATATAGCTATCATCTTTGGAGTCTGTCCATTCCAAGTAacactttctagttttatttttatggggggtgggagggaattgGGGCCACATTGGTGGCATGCTGGGGTCGGTCCCAGGtgggtcgtgtgcaaggcaacactGTGCAGTAACACTTTTTAATGTATCCCTgttgatcgaaccgtggtccttccttggctagagcttgcaaagcagacaccttacctctagcgccacctcgccggccccaattattttatattttaagcaccatggtatTCCAAATAGTAGGGCCTCAAGCATACATAAGTCGACCTAGCATTACACCCTCTCCCAGAGGGCCCACTGCCTTCCATCACTGTACTTTCTCAGGGGATCCCCCTTGCCTTATCCATCCACCCCCTTCCCTCCCCGGGAGTGAGCTTCCTACAGAACACCAGTTCTGGgggtttctgttgcctttggacattGGTTATTCCCCTACGAAGTTTCGAAGTTTCTTGACATCCTGCACCaagtgtctgtccctctccttcgtACTCTCGGAACCCCCATCCACCGCAGAGACTTCATCTTTTCCAAATCATTTATTCATTCCTCTGTTCTTGGACTCtggggttgtttctagatttgcttagaaatcgctcctgccaggttcagggggcgccctatgggatgctggggatcgaaccggggtcggTCCCGGGTTCTAAGATTTTTCTAGATTGTTTTGGACTGCAGCCAGCAAGGTGGGAAAGAAGcccatccctccatccctccctccctccaggtCAACTGTCCTACCTAGGCCCGGGGGCGTCCCCGCGCATGCGCACCAGCCCTCGCCCAACCCCCTCGCCCCTCGCCCCCCGCCCAAGCCCGGCTCAGCGCATGCGCGGGCTCTTGGCGCCAATTTTCTAACCTCGGGTCGGCAGGCGGGCGGCGCGGCGCTGCGGCTGAGATGATCGGCCAGAAGAGCCTCTTCGCCTTCTTCTCCCCAAGCCCCTCTGCAAAGCGCCGCGCAAGCAGCCCCGAGCCCGCCGGCCGGTGCACAGGCGGCGCGGCAGCCGAGAATGGAGCTGAAGCGGTGAGGCGCGCGAGGAGCGGCGCGGGGCCCGGGCAGGAGGCGGGAGGCGCGGCGGGCCTGGCTCGACCTCGGGCCGCGGTTTCCCGGTGTCCCCGGGTGTCCGGCCCGGCGGCGGCCACACGTGTATTGAAAGAGCCGCGGCGGCGGCCATGTTGGCGAGGCCAGCCAATGAGAACGCGCCTCGGAACGGCGCGGCCAATCAGAGGCGCCGGGAGGCGGGACTTGGCCGGGGTTTTATTTTTGGCGCGAAAAGAACGCGTGGGCCGCGCCGTGAGGGGCGGGGCGAGCAGCCTTTCTGGGTCTGCGGCAGCCACGTTGGCCGGGCCAGCCAATGGGAACGCGCCTCAGAGCCGCGCGGCCAATCAGATGCACGGAGGGGCGGGGCTTGGGCTGGGTTGTTTTGGCGCGAAAAGAGCAAGTGGCCGCGCCGGAAGGGGCGGGGCGAGCGgtcctccaggctctgcgctcaggaaccgctcctggcaggctcgggggacccctCTGGGGTGCCCGGGAGTCGACCCCGGGTCGGCCCACGTTGCCAAGCTAGAGCCCTCCTCGCTGAGCTctttcaccccccacccccctccGGCTTCTGAGTTCTGAGCTCGGAGAGTTGGGGGGCTGCAAAAATATAAGTGGGGGCTcagcactaaaaataaaaaagcaaagcctggggccggagagatagcacggaggtagggcttgcatgcaaaagaacgggAGTTCGAATCCCATGAGTCCCCcctccccttgagcctgccaggagccatttctgagcgcagagtctgaaggaacccctgagcgctggtgggtgtgacccaaaaatcgagttaaaaaaaaaacaaggcctGGCTGGACCTCAGCCCCAGCTGGCCCCAACTCCGCCCTACCTGCAACTCCCCTTGCACCTGGATCCAGGCTGGAGAGGAGGCCCGGGAATGCGCATTTTCCGCCCTCGGCTCTGGCTCTTCGGGGCCGCTTCGCAGGCCTCCGGGCGGCTGATGTTGCTGCAGCAGCTCACGAGCCGCCTGTGCACCCGCCGCTTGCAGGACCAGGACCGCCCGGCTAAGAAGGCCCGCAGCGGAGCCCAGGAGGAGCCCGAGCCCGGCAGGCCTGCCGCGACGCCCCTGAGCCCCGAGCAGCTGGTCCGCATCGAGAGGAACAAGGCGGCCGCCCTGCTCAGGCTCGCGGCCCGCAACGTGCCGCCGGGACTGGGCGAGAGCTGGAAGCAGCAGCTGCGCGGGGAGTTCGGGAAACCTTACTTCATCAAGgtaggccgggccgggccgggctgggccCCCCCCAGTACCGGAGCAGCGCGATTCCGGCTCCCCGTTTCCTCCCGATGCATGGTGGCATCATGGATACTCATGCATAGGGGGTCTGCCCTGCTATTTGCCTGTTTTTGCAtgcattgtatttgttttttccgaGGCTACTCCTAGCCCTGCTTGGGGGGAGGGGAGCCCCAAGCGGTGCTCATGAATTTTGCAAAGCCAGCGCCTTACCCTGCACTGTCGGTGGGGACAGCCCCGCTGTTTCCAACGCGCCTGTTTAGGTCAGCTAAGGTTCTGGAGATTTCCCTCAAAGCGAACCCCGAACCTGGCTGGGTCTCAAAGGGACGTGGCTGGCACCTACCGGAAATGGAACCGATCTGGACCAATCAGTGTGGTCCAATCTCCGATCTGCCCGGAGAAGAAAGGGGGAGCGGGAGCTGAATGgaggctttttatttgttttcctttttgcttagtttttatgtttacttattgtttgttttgggccatactcagcggtGCTTTGGGTTTACTTCTAACTTTgactagggatcattcctggcagggctcaagggaccccaTGAGTACCCGGGATTGAACTGCTCTCCACctactttctttacttttctttttttttggttttggttttggttttgggcccacacccagcagcgctcaggggttgctcctgcctggctctctgctcagaaatagctcctggcaggcaaggggaccatatggggtgcttgcaaggcaaacgcccaaccgctGTGCTTTCCTCACCGGCCCTTTACCCCCAAAAAATttgaatatggggccggagagatagcatggaggtaaggcgtttgccttgcttgcagaaggtcgatggttcgaatcctggcagcccatatggtcccctgagtgctgccggggtgtgacccaaacccccctccccccaaaaaaatagagtaTGAGGAAGTGGCTTGCTAGCTTGGCTTGTAAGCTGCTTTATTGAATTTCTAACAGGCTTTCTAGTAAAAATCTGACTTTATAGCTAGCTCCTTTCTCTTTAAATCAGCTCATGGGATTTGtggcagaagaaagaaaacattacaCGGTTTACCCACCCCCCGACCAAGTCTTCACATGGACCCAGATGTGTGACATAAGAGATGTGAGTAGGGAGGGGCATGGCATGAAAAAAATCTAGCAGCTGTAATTCTGCCCAGGGCACAAAGCCCAGGCTCTCCTCCCATTTTGGTGGagggggttacacctggaggtacttggggacTACCGGTACTCCCATCTGAGTGCTCAGGAAGTGGAACTATGGGTTATTGCACGTGCTTACCGACCCTCTGAGTTGACACCTAGGCTTGACTTGTCAGCACTAAATTTACTGTTGTTGCTCCCGAGGAAACTGTCCTTGGATCGTTTGCCCCTTTGTGTTCATCTCCTGGTTTTTATCTTGTATCTTCTTGAGCCTTGAAACCACGCCCATGGTTGGCTGTCATTGTGATGCTGGTAGACAGACCCAAGACCTGGAGGTTTTTGTCCTTTCCCAATACTTCCGAGCAGGGTGTGAGGGCGACCTGCCTGCAACATGTCACTccattgatcgccagggttgatttcGGCAGTGAGTTAGCTCTCCTGAGCGCTTCTGTTGGGAAGCCTGTctggtttttgtcttgtttgtttagattttgggaccacacccagcaacactcaggtcattcctggctctgcactcagaaattactcctgccaggctccaggaccaaatgggatgccagggatcaaaccctgcttggctgcattcaaggcaaacagtCTCTccactgtgctgtgctatcactctatcactctggttccttgTTTGTGGTTTTGCAACGGATGAACTTGGAGAGCTGAGAAGACTGACCACATCCCACACCTGGGCTGCCTCCTTGGGGGTCGCAAGGTTCCCTgcgttattgtttttgggccacacttggcagggctcaagggtttctcctgactctgctcaggaatcacccctgttCTGCATGGGCATTGACCCTGGGTTGACATTGTGCTAGGCTCCACCTCCTCACCGCTGTGTTAAACCCTCTGCTGCCTTCTCTGGCAGCTCCTAGCCAGGTTTCTTCTCTGGAGCCCTTCCGTGTGCCCAGCACCTACTTACCTGGGACATTGGTACACTTTGTTCTGattctttttcccctcccctgttTTGTAAACTGAGGGCAAGAGGCCTATGGTGTAATGTACCTGTTCTGTCATCTAGACAGAACAGCTAGCCTCTCCCTGCTTGGCTAGTTTCTCCATTTTTATCCTACAGCCCGTTTCTGAACGTAAAAGAACCCAGGCCTGTGACGTACGGTGCTATATTGCACCTTATTTGACTAGTACGCCCTGTTTTTGAGTCCCTGCAATGACTAaacagggagaaagaaacttcAATCTTCTGGAATCAGAAGGGAccagggagtggggtggggaggtacTTGAGAAGGAGCAGAGGAGCCCCAGAATCTGAGAATGCAGGAGATGAGCGTCCCAGCAGCTGGCAAGGCCCAAGGAGGCCTCCTGACCAACCATAGGTTGGGTAAAGAGCATGTGGGTGGAGGAGGGTTCACAGAAGGCTCCCTAGGAGTTGGAAGGTAGGCGAGTGCATCCGAGAACCAGAGTGATGCCCCAGAAGAGCACCTTATTTGTGAACCTTTCACTGCTGCACTCAGCCCTTTGACGTGACCTCATTCAAGAGTGAAAGGTCCAGATaccctgggctggagtgatagcatggtgagGAGGGCGTTTCTTTTGCACGAAGCCCACCCAGGTTCCAACCCTGTGTtccatagcccccccccccccaatctgccAATCTGTCAGAGAGAGCACTGACGGatatgacccaagaaccaaaaaatgaaaataaataattgggaAGTAAACGGACTTTCCCGTCAGTGATTGGGCCTGTCTGTTGACACAGAAGACTCCAAAAGTCTGACATGGGCATATGTTGTCATGGGTTGATACCTCACCCTAAGTTATAGATGAAGGGCAAGGTGGGGGCCCCTTTTTGGACAGCTGTGCCACACCACTCAAGACCAACGGGTACTTAGTAAtccaaggaaggaaggggaggagcagAGGGGAGTGGGTCTTTTCTTGCTTCCCACCTGCcccatgaatgagtgagtgaatgggtGAACGACTCACCTGCTGGGCTTAGCCACCTCCCCCCTCAGGCCTGCAGCTGATGGCTCTTGTGCCTGGTGTCTGCAGGTGAAAGTGGTTGTCCTGGGACAGGATCCGTACCACGGACCCAACCAAGCGCATGGGCTGTGCTTTAGCGTCCAGAGACCTGTTCCTCCACCACCCAGGTACACTCGGGGGCCCGAGCTGGCTGGGGAAAGAGggaggtgtgtgtgggtgtgtgtgtgtttatgtgaggAGGGGTCACTAGCAAgaggtaggggtgtgtgtgtgtgtttatgtgaggAGGGGTCACTAGCATTGGGAGCACTACTAGACTTGGGGGACTAATCTCTTGAGAGAGGCAGCTCGTGTGCTGCGAGGTTAGCTGCAGTCCTTTGATGGCCCTGTGGTCCTCCAGGGGCTGCCCCTAAAGCCTGGATTCACATGGATTCTCCACACGTTCCCTCACCTTTGAGAATCTACTCGATGTGTATTTGCTTGTATCCTTTCCGCTTGTTTGCAGCTTGGAGAACATTTATAAGGAGCTGTCGACAGACATAGATGGTTTCGTTCACCCTGGCCATGGGGACCTATCCGGGTGGGCTAGACAAGGTAAACCAAGTTGCACGGCCAGGAACTGAGCACAGCTGCAAGCACCTTGCTGCTTAGTGCTCTGTCCTGTTCATCTTGCTTTCTTGGATCATCTGGtctttaaaagtctttttttttccttttaattcttctgatttggggaccatacctggtggtgcacatGGGTGGTTACAGGAATCACCTgtaatgggatgccaaggatcaaacctaggttggggGTGCATTTGTAGGCAAGCATTCTCCCTCCTGTACTATCGATTCAGtgccttgggtttttttttgttgctgttgttttgttgtttttggtttttggacgacatccggcagcgctcaggggttactcctggctttctgctcagaaatcgctcctatgggatgctaggatttgaactaccattggtcctgggtcagcctcttgcaaggcaaatgccctactgttgtgcgatcgctccggccccagccttgcattttaattttttgtttgttttggggtcacacccgacagcgctcaggggttactcctggctctatgctcagaaatcgctcctggcaggctcgaaggacgccgggattcgaaccactttttttctgcatgcaaagcaaacaccctacctccatgctgtctctccggccctagccttgcatttttttaaaaggaggTTCAGAGCGGCTGTAAGCAAGAGCACAAGCagaaaaggcgtttgccttgtacacacacagccaacctgggttcgatacctggcatttttcatagcactgctggatgtggcccaaaatccaaaggtgggggtttctttctttttttttttttttgagggggggtcacacctggcggtgctcaggggttactcctggctgcctgctcagaaatagctcctggcaggcactggggaccatatgggacactgggattcgaaccaaccacctttggtcgtggttcggctgcttgcaaggcgaacgccgctgtgctatctctccaggcccaggtggGGGTTTCTAAGCAAGGACTGTATAACACATGCTCCCTGTAGCCTACTGCAACTGCAAACAGCCGAGAGGATGGCTGGGATATGTGTGACCACCCTTCTAGCCTAATTGCAGAGCACTGTTGCATCACAGGTGGAGCCCCCAGTGGCTGGGTCTGAACTGACCTGCTTCAGCCGCCTCACCCACTTTCCGGGCTGTGTCCATAGGTGTCCTCCTCCTCAATGCCGTCCTCACGGTGCGCGCGCATCAAGCCAACTCCCATAAGGAGCGAGGGTGGGAGCAGTTCACCGACGCGGTGGTGTCCTGGCTGAACAACAACTCCCGAGGTCTCGTCTTCTTGCTCTGGGGATCCTACGCCCAGAAGAAGGGCAGTGCCATCGACAGGGTAGGTCTGGGACACTCAGCTCACCGGTGGCTGGCTTAGAACCAGACCGGAAGCTCGACATAGCTCATGATTCGCGttaccctctttttttctggccaGGATTGTATCTAGTCATGATCGGGGACCATGTAAAATCCCTTGTGCAAGATAAGTAAGCCTTAGCTTATATAATAAGCCCATCTCCCTGGCTTCAGGCACCTCTACTGAAGGCAAGACAAGACCCAGTGTGAACAATGTACCCGGGTTCGTGCAATTAAGTGCAGGGCCAGGACCTGAACCAGCTCTGGGAAGCCTGCTCTCCACCGTGCTAAGCTGCCTGACCACAGTGCTGACCTTTGCTCTCACCTTCTCAAGGCAGGATGGGTTGAGAAACAGTTGTTTCCTGTATGGAAAGACTTGGCTGAGGAAACAAGGGGCTGAGCCAGGTTGGACGCTGCCCCCTGGCAGGCGTTACATTGTAGGCCCTGAACCACAGCAGCACTGgactaaaccttgagcaccaccaagtgtggggttcccccccaaaaaacgaaACCAAGCTGCAGCTAGTCATCTATACCTGCTCTCCTGGTGCAGACACATGGGTAATGGGGTGTGGGGAGCTGAGCTCCGTCCTCCTGAGGACCCCCGTGCTCCCCCACTCCATCCGCAGCCAATGTCATGAGTGAAATCTTGAGTCTTAAGATAATGGGCACTGGCAGCTGCCCAGCCAGTGCTCAGTGAAGGCAGATCATAGTTCTCCACACCCTGCAAACATGGTGCCTCACTGGCAGTGCAGTAGGGGTGAGGCAGGGTTCATCCGGGTGGGGAGAGGGTATTGCCCTGCGGGGCCAAGGCTGCCCAGCCACAGGTTTTCCTCCTTCTCTTGCAGAAGCGGCACCACGTGCTACAGACGGCCCACCCCTCCCCGCTGTCCGTGTACCGGGGCTTCTTTGGGTGTAGACATTTCTCTAAAGCCAATGAGCTGCTGCAGAAGTCTGGCAAGGAGCCTGTCGACTGGAAGGCACTGTGAGCCCGAGCAGAAGCCTGGGTCATCGGCAGTTTTCTCGAAGCTGCCTTTCAAGCGTTCGTGTCTCTTAGGAAGCTGAGTCAAAGGAAGTGGGGGAAATGGTTTCTCTGGAGTCAGATGGGGAAGAAGTTTCTGGAAAGCAGCCTTGAACCCAGCTGGGCAAGTTGGTTGACATTTGCCAGCCAGAGACAGACAAGACTGTTAACTGCACCCATGTCCCATGTCCCGTGTGTGCCATTGTGTATCCACGCACTCTTCTGGGAGCTGGAGCTGAGACTGGGCAGGGTGTGTCTGTCCAGAAGGGCCTGGTGCCCACCCGATTGGCCACCTCTAGGGTCTTCACTGAGCACTGAGCCCTTCCATGGAGGGACCGTACAACCTCATGCCAATTTCCAGAAGTCCTGGATGAGACTGTCACCAGGGCTGAAGAAGGGTCAGCACAGTTGCTTGGGGATCGGGTCCTGCATCGACTTACTGTGTGTGGAGGAAGAAGGGGTTTGCTTCCTTCCAGGGTTAAGAGGCACTGCGAGTATCCCATGTTGGGGTTTTTAAGGCTTTGCAAACTGCCACTTTTTGTACAAGCTAAAGTCACTGGGTTTGGGGgctggtttttgtgttttgttttggttattttccTTTCTGGAGGATTTTGCTTTTATTAAGTGTAGGTGTATGTACATTGTTAGGTTTTCAATCCCTGAAGAGAATCTTTATTCTGTTTGACTGTTCCCTCTGGCCCAGAGAAGCTTCTGGGTTCACCATTTATAGGCCAGGAATCAGTAATAAAGATTGTTGAGAATGCTACAGAATTTGCCCAGTGGGTTTTTGTctgaggaattattcctagtggtgctcagggaactaaaatgaatgttggggattgaacctgggtcggtcgtgtgcaaggcaaaggccctccccactgtactgtctggTCCTAAGATGCTTTGTTTCTTTGCCTCTAACTTTGGGGTCCTCCCCTAAGCATAATATTGGACTGGATCTGGACCAGATTCTGAAAAGGTAAGTTGGGAGGGAATGTTAAGAGCTGCCAAGAATAAATCATTCTAAAAACAAGAAATGGGTTGTGTTTTGGGTCAGATGTTGAACTTCAGAGATGAGGAACAAGGGTCTTAAATGCCTGTGCTTTCCACTACCAGCACAGATTTCTAAGGGACCCCCCATAAAACCTCAAGGGATAGACTTGAACCTGCTGAGCTCAAGCTTTGCCCCAAGAACCTGGTGCCCAATCCAGTCCCCTCCCCCTTTATTATCCTCCCTGCCTCATTAATTTCTTAAGGTACTAGGCAGCTTGCCAGGAGCACTCCCATCAGCACTGCTAGAGTACCCCTACCCATTTCCCCCAAGTGATAGATTCTGGGGTTGAGGCACTACCATCTCCCCAGCATAGCCTGGTGTGGACCTGAAGGCTCCCTTGCACTGCCAAAGTGACTGGGTACTCCCACACCCCAAGGCCAGGCAGGCATCCTCAGACCTCTCCTGTTGAACTCTCCTGAGCAGGCCCAGGCGACAACCTTGTCAGGAGTGGCTTTTGGACCTCCCGAGCACTGCTTAGGAGCTCTCCAGACTAAAAACAGTACTGTGGAAAGCTGGGAGACTCCAGCCAGGACCAATTCCTGTTCTTGTTTCCCTTCTCAGGCTTAAGGCATTGTTCTTCTTGGGCACCTTGGTACCAGGAAGTCAGTCAGCAAAATGTTGGGGACCTAAGTCATAAAATAATTAATCCCATCCAAGCCACTATCTGTTCTTGATAGGAATCCAGTTGCCCCAGGTCAGAATGGGGCCTCTACTAACTGGCTTCCTTCAGCCCTCAGGCCTCCATCAGCCAACTGTCTCGGGGCCTGGATTGGGGGAGCCAAACTGATGGCGTCAAGCCACACCTTTTCATCCGCCCCAGGGCCCGGAGATGTAGCCTGAACGGACAgcagctcctggattgggggagcCAAGCTGATGGCGTCAAGCCACACCTTTTCATCTGCCCCAGGGCCCGGAGATGTAGCCTGAACGGACAGCAGCTCGAAGATGCTGCACTGAAGGGGCCCTGATGGGTTGGGGGCTGCAGAGCTGGGATCAATCTCTGCTTCACCTAGTGATCTTGGCCAGAAGCAGGGTCTGGAGGTGTGTTTGAAAGGTT
Protein-coding sequences here:
- the UNG gene encoding uracil-DNA glycosylase → MIGQKSLFAFFSPSPSAKRRASSPEPAGRCTGGAAAENGAEADRPAKKARSGAQEEPEPGRPAATPLSPEQLVRIERNKAAALLRLAARNVPPGLGESWKQQLRGEFGKPYFIKLMGFVAEERKHYTVYPPPDQVFTWTQMCDIRDVKVVVLGQDPYHGPNQAHGLCFSVQRPVPPPPSLENIYKELSTDIDGFVHPGHGDLSGWARQGVLLLNAVLTVRAHQANSHKERGWEQFTDAVVSWLNNNSRGLVFLLWGSYAQKKGSAIDRKRHHVLQTAHPSPLSVYRGFFGCRHFSKANELLQKSGKEPVDWKAL